A DNA window from Vigna angularis cultivar LongXiaoDou No.4 chromosome 1, ASM1680809v1, whole genome shotgun sequence contains the following coding sequences:
- the LOC108335509 gene encoding cell number regulator 13, with translation MASSWEYFGELANVAQLTGIDALKLIGMIVKAASTARMHKKNCRQFAQHLKLIGNLLDQLKISELKKYPETREPLEQLEDALRRSYILVNSCQDRSYLYLLAMGWNIVYQFRKAQSEIDRYLHLVPLISLVDNNRVRERLEVIEKDQCEYTLDDEEQKIQTVILKPEPDKGDAVVLKKTLSYSYPNFSFNEALKKENEKLQVELQHSQANMDIYQYEFIQHLLDVTEVAALYHSEKNNKTVEYSGSSYSDDNGGKAHSFDENIHKKNDTLSSSRSSVSGKDLLSTRGSYNREDWHTDLLACCSEPCLCIKTCFCPCGTLSDIASVATNRPVSSAEVCNELMAYSLILSCCCYTCCIRSKLRKMLNIRGGYVDDFLSHLMCCCCALVQEWREVEIRGASGPEKTEIRPPPSQYMES, from the exons ATGGCATCTTCATGGGAATATTTTGGAGAGCTTGCAAATGTGGCTCAGCTAACGGGCATAGATGCTTTGAAGTTGATTGGGATGATTGTGAAAGCTGCAAGTACAGCACGGATGCACAAGAAGAACTGCAGGCAATTTGCTCAGCATCTGAAGTTGATTGGAAACTTGCTGGATCAGCTCAAGATCTCTGAGCTAAAGAAGTACCCCGAAACCCGAGAGCCTCTGGAGCAGCTAGAAGATGCCCTTAGAAGGTCTTACATTTTGGTTAATAGTTGTCAAGATCGTAGCTATCTTTATCTGCTGGCTATGGGCTGGAACATTGTCTATCAATTCAGGAAGGCTCAAAGTGAAATTGACAGATACTTGCACCTTGTTCCTCTCATTTCGCTAGTGGACAATAATCGAGTCAGG GAGAGACTTGAAGTTATTGAAAAGGATCAATGTGAGTATACATTAGATGATGAGGAGCAAAAGATACAGACTGTCATTTTGAAACCTGAGCCTGACAAAGGTGATGCTGTGGTGCTGAAGAAAACTCTTTCCTATTCTTATCCAAACTTTTCTTTCAACGAAGCTCTTAAAAAGGAAAACGAAAAGCTTCAAGTAGAGCTACAACATTCACAAGCAAATATGGATATATATCAGTATGAATTCATTCAACATTTATTAGACGTGACAGAAGTTGCAGCTCTTTATCattcagaaaaaaataacaagacaGTAGAGTACAGCGGAAGCAGTTATTCTGATGACAATGGTGGCAAAGCTCATTCTTTTGATGAAAACATCCACAAAAAGAATGATACTCTTTCCTCATCGAG ATCATCAGTTTCAGGAAAGGATCTGCTATCAACAAGAGGTTCATATAATAGGGAAGACTGGCATACTGATTTACTTGCTTGCTGTTCTGAACCTTGTCTTT GTATAAAGACATGCTTCTGCCCTTGTGGAACATTATCAGATATTGCTAGTGTTGCAACTAACAGGCCAGTAT CCTCTGCAGAAGTATGTAACGAATTGATGgcatattctttaattttatcttgcTGCTGCTATACTTGCTGCATAAGGAGTAAGCTTCGGAAGATGTTGAACATTAGA GGGGGCTATGTTGatgattttctttctcatttaaTGTGTTGCTGCTGTGCACTTGTGCAAGAATGGAGAGAAGTTGAGATCCGCGGGGCTTCTG GTCCTGAGAAGACTGAAATAAGGCCTCCACCCTCACAATACATGGAATCTTAA
- the LOC108332917 gene encoding F-box protein At4g35930 has protein sequence MGKVSPKEKTRRVKGRRQSRSSGNKYLRPGTLAQLRCSKPSGSASAAGKCCCTDLGKKRVAVLHARKRAKGHEENARVFDKSPVMLSPVNLASHGAGFVGTPKTPRLDDSLSESKLESLPMELLVKILCLLHHDQLRAVFHVSQRIRKAVMIARQFYFNYTTPDRSRQEMLSTMTPRPTEHWPFLSKGDGKGVRVPSPHTPKAPRHGPRPPSRLKVSEMRQVAAVLFPESAFPSRCLMPSVIPRPLYKSLASNRVLFYEDELCQAVAQNKLR, from the exons ATGGGTAAGGTGTCGCCGAAGGAGAAGACTCGGAGGGTTAAGGGAAGGAGGCAGTCACGGAGCTCCGGGAACAAGTACCTGAGGCCGGGGACTCTCGCTCAGCTTCGCTGCTCCAAGCCTTCAGGTTCGGCTTCTGCTGCGGGAAAGTGTTGCTGCACCGATCTCGGCAAGAAGAGGGTGGCGGTGTTGCATGCCAGGAAGAGAGCAAAGGGGCATGAAGAGAATGCCAGGGTTTTCGACAAGAGTCCTGTCATGTTGTCTCCTGTGAATTTGGCTAGCCACGGTGCTGGTTTCGTCGGAACCCCCAAAACCCCTCGCCTCGACGATTCGCTTTCTGAATCCAAGCTCGAGTCTCTCCCCATGGAATTGCTG GTTAAAATACTGTGTCTCCTGCACCATGACCAACTGAGAGCTGTGTTCCATGTTTCTCAGAGAATTAGGAAAGCT GTTATGATTGCAAGGCAATTTTACTTCAATTATACTACTCCAGATCGCTCTCGGCAAGAAATGTTAAGCACAATGACTCCTCGTCCTACTGAGCATTGGCCTTTTTTGTC CAAGGGTGATGGGAAGGGAGTGAGAGTTCCAAGTCCACACACGCCTAAAGCACCGAGACATGGGCCTCGACCTCCTTCTCGCCTAAAAGTTTCTGAGATGCGGCAGGTTGCAGCTGTTCTTTTCCCAGAGTCAGCTTTTCCTTCGCGTTGCTTGATGCCATCAGTTATACCAAGGCCCCTATACAAATCTTTGGCTTCTAATAGAGTTCTCTTCTATGAAGATGAACTTTGCCAGGCAGTTGCTCAGAATAAACTTCGCTGA
- the LOC108340407 gene encoding GDSL esterase/lipase EXL3 isoform X1: protein MMMNLSTLKSLNVRLFVVMFYMFDVTAKSQTNYSKFAIPAVIAFGDSILDTGNNDYIETIMKADFRPYGRDFFGGKPTGRFSNGRIPSDFLAEKFGIKDTLPPYLDPTLEIEDLLTGVSFASAGSGYDPLTPELAAVLSVEDQLNMFKDYIGKLKADAGKERTAFILAESVFFISMGSNDVSVTYFMSPYRRNEYNVEDYTSMLVNICSNFLQELYKYGARKIGVLSLSPIGCVPLQRTLGGGGERNCVESLNQAAMVFNSKLSSSIEALNKSLPKARLVYLDNYSELNEIIQHYNKFGFEVGDTACCGVGNIEAGILCNSFSLKVCENATKYVFWDSIHPTERTYSMLVTSTIAKNVHKFV, encoded by the exons ATGATGATGAACCTTTCCACCCTTAAATCTCTTAATGTACGTCTTTTTGTTGTGATGTTTTACATGTTTGATGTAACAGCCAAATCACAAACAAATTACAGCAAGTTTGCAATTCCTGCTGTCATAGCTTTTGGTGATTCAATCTTGGATACTGGGAACAACGATTATATTGAAACCATAATGAAAGCAGATTTCAGACCATATGGGAGGGATTTCTTCGGAGGAAAACCCACAGGAAGGTTTAGCAATGGCAGGATCCCTTCAGACTTTTTAG CTGAAAAGTTTGGAATAAAGGACACTCTGCCACCCTATCTTGATCCAACTCTGGAGATTGAAGACCTCTTAACTGGGGTATCTTTTGCCTCTGCTGGCTCTGGATATGATCCTCTAACACCAGAACTAGCA GCAGTGTTATCAGTAGAGGATCAACTGAATATGTTCAAAGATTACATAGGAAAACTGAAGGCCGATGCAGGGAAAGAAAGGACAGCTTTCATTCTAGCAGAAAGCGTATTTTTTATCAGTATGGGAAGCAATGACGTTTCAGTAACATATTTCATGTCACCATATCGGAGAAATGAGTATAATGTTGAAGACTACACAAGTATGCTAGTCAATATATGTTCAAATTTTCTTCAG GAACTGTATAAATATGGAGCAAGAAAGATTGGAGTACTGAGCCTATCTCCAATAGGATGTGTGCCACTGCAAAGAACATTAGGGGGAGGTGGAGAAAGGAATTGCGTAGAATCATTAAACCAAGCAGCCATGGTCTTCAACTCCAAGCTTTCTTCTTCAATAGAGGCTCTCAACAAAAGTCTTCCAAAAGCTAGGCTTGTTTACCTTGACAACTATAGTGAACTCAATGAAATTATCCAACACTACAACAAATTTG GATTTGAAGTGGGGGATACTGCATGCTGTGGCGTTGGAAATATTGAAGCAGGCATTTTGTGTAATTCTTTCTCCTTAAAAGTATGTGAAAATGCTACAAAATATGTATTCTGGGACAGTATTCACCCCACAGAGCGAACTTACAGTATGCTTGTCACAAGTACCATAGCAAAGAATGTTCACAAGTTTGTTTGA
- the LOC108340407 gene encoding GDSL esterase/lipase EXL3 isoform X2 encodes MKADFRPYGRDFFGGKPTGRFSNGRIPSDFLAEKFGIKDTLPPYLDPTLEIEDLLTGVSFASAGSGYDPLTPELAAVLSVEDQLNMFKDYIGKLKADAGKERTAFILAESVFFISMGSNDVSVTYFMSPYRRNEYNVEDYTSMLVNICSNFLQELYKYGARKIGVLSLSPIGCVPLQRTLGGGGERNCVESLNQAAMVFNSKLSSSIEALNKSLPKARLVYLDNYSELNEIIQHYNKFGFEVGDTACCGVGNIEAGILCNSFSLKVCENATKYVFWDSIHPTERTYSMLVTSTIAKNVHKFV; translated from the exons ATGAAAGCAGATTTCAGACCATATGGGAGGGATTTCTTCGGAGGAAAACCCACAGGAAGGTTTAGCAATGGCAGGATCCCTTCAGACTTTTTAG CTGAAAAGTTTGGAATAAAGGACACTCTGCCACCCTATCTTGATCCAACTCTGGAGATTGAAGACCTCTTAACTGGGGTATCTTTTGCCTCTGCTGGCTCTGGATATGATCCTCTAACACCAGAACTAGCA GCAGTGTTATCAGTAGAGGATCAACTGAATATGTTCAAAGATTACATAGGAAAACTGAAGGCCGATGCAGGGAAAGAAAGGACAGCTTTCATTCTAGCAGAAAGCGTATTTTTTATCAGTATGGGAAGCAATGACGTTTCAGTAACATATTTCATGTCACCATATCGGAGAAATGAGTATAATGTTGAAGACTACACAAGTATGCTAGTCAATATATGTTCAAATTTTCTTCAG GAACTGTATAAATATGGAGCAAGAAAGATTGGAGTACTGAGCCTATCTCCAATAGGATGTGTGCCACTGCAAAGAACATTAGGGGGAGGTGGAGAAAGGAATTGCGTAGAATCATTAAACCAAGCAGCCATGGTCTTCAACTCCAAGCTTTCTTCTTCAATAGAGGCTCTCAACAAAAGTCTTCCAAAAGCTAGGCTTGTTTACCTTGACAACTATAGTGAACTCAATGAAATTATCCAACACTACAACAAATTTG GATTTGAAGTGGGGGATACTGCATGCTGTGGCGTTGGAAATATTGAAGCAGGCATTTTGTGTAATTCTTTCTCCTTAAAAGTATGTGAAAATGCTACAAAATATGTATTCTGGGACAGTATTCACCCCACAGAGCGAACTTACAGTATGCTTGTCACAAGTACCATAGCAAAGAATGTTCACAAGTTTGTTTGA